The stretch of DNA cattaggcttcctattatcgaagcataaggaatcctagacatgcgatctctctcttcttgtgctTTGGGACACATATCTcgagagaggtggattccatgtctaaaaGGTACCAGGCCTCTCTTGGAATGCTCCATGTTGaatctcttcaacactctttctatgtacttggtttgggagagccctatcaatctcttggttctatcccTATAGATCCGAATGCCGAGAATGTAGgcagcttctcccaaatctttcatagAGAACGTACTTGACAAccatacttttatttttgatagcaatcctacatcattcccaatgagtaggatgtcatcaacatataagaccaaaaatgcaatcgcgctcccactaacctttttgTGTACACAGGGCTCGTCAATGTTTTGAATGAACCCAAACAATTtgacttcattatcaaaacgaatgttccaactcctggattcttgcttaagaccataaatggatctcttaagcttgcataccttccctgTTTGATCcttgggtgtgaagccttcaggttgttccatatagatatcctgatctatataaccatttagaaaagttgtcttcacatccatttgccaaatctcataatcatgaTGAGCGGCAATGGCTAGTAGAATcctaatggatttaagcatgacaactggagaaaaggtttcctcatagtcaacaccttgcctttgacgataaccttttgccactagtcttgctttgtaagtctctacctttccatccaaacctatcttcttcttgaagacccatttacatccaataggtaTTATACCTTttggtggatctacaagagtccagacttggttcgaatacatggaatccatttcggaTTTCATAGCCTCTAGCCATCTTTGTGAGTCGATGTCTGACATCGCCTCTCGGTAAGTGGTAGGGTCATCTGAGTGATCATGGTCTCCTACTACGAACAACTCTTGTTCACTTAGgaaaccatatctctcaggtGGCCGAGGTATCCTCTCACTCCTCCTATTGGGAGGTGTAAGACTCACCCTTGGCTCTTCACTTGGTAATTGGACATCTTGTGGGATAGATTCAGGTTCGGCGAACTcttcaccaagttctattttcctttttgttccaccttcttgaataaactctttttcaagaaaaatggcatttctgctaacaactacttgttgcagCTCAAGAATATAGAATTCATATCCTAATGTATCCTTAGGATAACCTATgaaactaccctttaaagatcgagtctcaagtttttctgatttaagcttttttacaaaagttgtacatccccaaatcttaacatgtttaagacttggtttcctaccaaaccatatctcatgtggtgttgCAGGAACTGACTTGGAAGGTACTCTATTTAGAAGGtatattgcagtaagaagggcATGACCCCACAAGAACAATGGTAAGTCAGAATAACTTAACATGCTTCAGACCATATCTAATAGAGTCCGATTCCTCCTTTCTGAAACCCCGTTCAGTTGAGGTGTTCCTGGTGGAGTgcgttgtgaaataatacccgagactttaagaaaatcttcaaactcgtgACTTAGATATTCGCCTCCATGATCTGATCGTAAggcttttatctttttaccagtttgattttcaacttcagctttaaaatctttgaacatttcaaaagattcagatttatgtctcatgagataaacatatccatacctagacatatcatctgtaaaagttatgaaGTATTGATAACCCCCTCGGGCCATTACATTAATTGGCCCACATACATCAGAATGTATGAGTCCCAACAATTCTGTAACTCTaaccccttgtccaacaaagggtgatttggtcattttttctaggatacaagattcacatgTTAGATAAGGTTCAGAACCCAATGGGCCAAGaagcccatctttctccaacttaGTGATTCTGTCATCCCCAATATGACCCAATCGTTGATGCCACAAAATTTTAGGATTTGGGTTATCCCTTTGTCTCTTCTTATTATTCAATACACGCAGATGTTTATCATCATCAACAgttacattcaaaatgtaaagaccaTTGACTAAATTACCAgaagcaatcaatttatttctaaaataaatctcacaaacattatttttaaaagaaaaatcataattctctttcactaaagcaggaatagaaataatgttcttaaaagctctaggtacacataaacaattgtttaaaactaaactatgtcCATGCAATAAAGATAAAGTAACAATGCCAATAGTcgtggctgcaactcttgccccGTTTGCCACCTTCAGCACGATCTCATCATCTGCGAGCCTTCTACTTTGCTCCAGATCCTATACAGaagcacaaacatgagttgttGCTCCAGAATCTAAAATCCATAAAGTAGAACAATgagcaatggaaaaatactcgtgaactatcatcatacctttcgcttccttcttcaaggaactgAGGTAATCTTTGCAATTCCTCTTCCAGTGCCCGTCCTTGCCACagtggaaacattttcctttggcaacagcttttcccttcttcttacttATTGTCTTGGCCCCTGTGGTACTTGTGTGGcctttttcttgcctttcccCTTCCTAGTCTTACTGGAAGAGGTAACAGCCATCACAGTACCCGTTTTCATGTTGCTTTGTGCCGTAATAAGCATGTTCATTAACTCAGCCGGAGTACactctattttattcatatagaaattcgaTATGAAATTTCCATACGAATCTGGCAAAGACTgaaggatcaaatcaatttgGAGGTGAGGATTCAACTCATCCCCCAAACCCTTCAACTTCTCTAACaaggagatcattttgagaacatgTTCTCCCACTGATCCTCCCAGAGATATCTTTGCCCTAAATAGTgccttagatatctcatatcttgcACTCCGACTTtgttcaccatacaactcttgtaggcGTGTGATGATAGAGTACGCGTTAGGCATATTCGCATGTTGACGCTGTAATTCACTACTCATTGAAATAAGCATATAACTCCTAGCGGTGAGATCATCATCTCGTCACTTGATAAAAGTATCTTGCTCCTCTTGAGTAATGTTTTGAGGAACACTTTCCCCTCCATCATCATTAGCAACCACGGGTACAGGAGCATCCAATACATAAGTAATTTTCTCCagattcaaaatcaatttcaagtttaAGAGCCAATCATTAAAATTTGGTCCAGTTAATTGGTGCTTGTCAAGATTTCTTGTAAGTGGGTGCAATGaagccatttgatgtatctgcagaaaataaatagattattagatatcttgttttccTTAACTATTTGactttggtctttaaatcaaacagtgCATCCCACTAAGTTTATCAGATTCCTTACTCCCAATGAAGGAAAATGCGAATTCACGTTGGCATGAATTCCagtgggtatttggattcttatcaaacttattattcctcacataatagattcttggaataataaatttaaaaagtggACAACTCTTATCCAGTACATCTCATGTACggcccaaatattattttggctcCCAATCCAatgtacctcacataatagtttcttggcaattgaacatggttaaattataccatcacgctgacaagtctgcacagttgaatatcaatcccctcacataataggttcttgggtctcaatatttgtgcatccccgtctcatcaaatgataaatagaaattaaaaacattttaaccagtgtgcaacccctatgtatccatagccggTCAACACACGAATCAAAATTCCCTAATCtctaccgtgatggagagccccgattaaattgccttaactcttaaggtttaaccggttacaatttaattttataaaatgggaGATTTTTGGTCTAATTTTAAGCTCTCACTTTacacatgcaacgttttaatcattatacatcaactatgtaaaataaacattacATAAAGTagtcgatatggtcatggactcaAACATGCATTCTAGGCACGATTCCAGCCATTGGAAATGTGCGGTGCATAGTGGgtgcataaaaagaaaactgcttataactattacaagcataacccgTTTACATAGGGTCTTCGTTTCTTCGATTGTTTCACCTTTGATGACTCTATTCCACGTCATGCCTCCATCGATTGAATCCTCGCTTTTACatttactataaactacttttacaataaaataaaagcgaaaataaaattaaacaattaattttacaaccgTTATCCAAAAAAGGCAAATCTCGGCACGCAGgccatcaaataaaacaatccatacatccacacaacacatacatcatctatgtagtgtcctaagtccatgaccaaTACCGATATGCGACACGGCATTCACTACAtgctatttaacaattaaaagcacattataaaatttatctgaTTGTCGGACATGTGTATAACATTTATTCCTTAAgtgctttgaaaaataataatttaattttttttttgaaattaaatttgctagaaaatatttaaaataaattaaaaaacaaaaatggaaaaaggggGGGCGTTGCACGCGCGCGTGCAAGCACGGCCGCGCGCTGCAACGCGTGCCATGGGCGCACCCGCGTGGCCGCCCGCGCAAGGCATGCGGCCATGCAGGCCGCGTGCACGAGGCCAGTGGCCGGGCCCTTGGCCCGGCCCATGAGCGCGGCCAAAGCTGCGCTCGAGGGCCAGGCCCGCAGCCCAGCTAAGGGGATGCCCGCGTCGTGCACCCCTCGCCACCGCCTTAGGCGGTGGCCCCTCTTCCAGGTGGCTGCCCAGCAGCCACCTCCCACCCCTGCGGCCACCGTCGCCGACAACGATGGCGGTCgcagcagcagccatggccgcgctGCCCAGCAGCGCGGCCTTTGGCCATGAGCGCCGCTGGCAGCGTTGATTGCTTCATCTGGCGCTGCCCAGCGGCGCCTTTTCTTCTAGCGATGCCGCCTAGCGGCGCCGACCGGCCTGTCGGCACCGCCCAGTGGTGCCGCGGCCATCAGCGCCGCCTAGCAGCGGCGGCGGATCGAATCCGCCGCTTCCTTTTGCTGTTTCTTgtttttacaaatatatatatatatcatatatatacatatacatacatatattacgtTCCAGCAAAACTTcaaaacaaacatatatttgtttaaataaaaacttttgttttgtttttccagCAACATATATTTACGTATatcatatatacacaaaattatttttgattcaaaacataaaattgatgTCCGACAAACacataaattaaaaccataagtttggaaaaacgatggctctgataccactgttagaaaacatgatctgatcatacgcagcggaaaataaaatctgattttattggtatcacgtttttcaaatcttacggttaaatcgaagacacaaaAGCGAAAAAGTTACCTAAaaaacgaaatctgatttcgtagccaataacccgcctgatatctcccacgtgTGAGATGCCGAGTCTGTCCACCCGAAaccgtcaagacttcaatagacttgagagaaaaaagggactcgaaaattttctctaaaatttccatttttgaTTCAACTAAATTCATTAAACGGATTCtaggtttaatgttatatttatagacaagaaaccctaaaaccttaAGTGCTAATTGGGCCGGGCTTTAGATGCTAGCAAAAAtcccaatccaaattaataattaaataaataatcatattacttatttaattattcttatttcttaaataattgcacttataatttagtaattccataattactaaatttgccccctttttcttttaaaaaatgatttctattgtgtgggactttctgggttcacaattaaattggcaacaagaattaatcaattattaattctcgtaaatcacgagtgacatctagcaatatgtcatgattactcaatttaatgtgaagcgggaatgtgaaccttacattacggtgtcctgcaatacagtccctctatcatactatatcccaacgagatatgagatcacggtcagtaggtcaaatctctcgatctcgtcgtatgaccaaatccaataatcacacttgactaatatgacacaacctctacggaatccaaatttcgtcgtcatattacctcggccaaggatttatcgtcaagtgaccactggatcgcataggatatcttcctcgtatatcttgagatgatagattccatgtctgatgcacacatacctcgtgtgtcactaaactaggcacatagatacgtacggctatccctgattaggacaaccatataatatcgctgatatcctaatccattaacacacagatatccatgtcatctcaggtctaaggactaatgcaaacccgtaattaatattaaatcattgacccgtgagataaaaccca from Diospyros lotus cultivar Yz01 chromosome 6, ASM1463336v1, whole genome shotgun sequence encodes:
- the LOC127804490 gene encoding uncharacterized protein LOC127804490; protein product: MPNAYSIITRLQELYGEQSRSARYEISKALFRAKISLGGSVGEHVLKMISLLEKLKGLGDELNPHLQIDLILQSLPDSYGNFISNFYMNKIECTPAELMNMLITAQSNMKTGTVMAVTSSSKTRKGKGKKKATQILEQQLMFVLLYRIWSKVEGSQMMRSC